In Schistocerca gregaria isolate iqSchGreg1 chromosome 9, iqSchGreg1.2, whole genome shotgun sequence, a single genomic region encodes these proteins:
- the LOC126291786 gene encoding uncharacterized protein LOC126291786 has protein sequence MFLRPVCLVLLVACLAVAYDSDDLRDSRGDIVQCIPHECNKPCNPPPYYCPSGVVKNCGCCDVCWIHLKIGERCRKVVPENTMCGPHLVCGSRGVCVPLARENVEDDEDSSDSLNSSE, from the exons ATGTTCCTGAGACCTGTGTGTCTAGTGCTGTTGGTTGCCTGCCTCGCTGTGGCCTATGACAGTGACGACCTCCGTGACTCACGTGGTGACATTGTGCAGTGCATCCCACATGAGTGCAACAAGCCCTGCAACCCTCCACCATACTACTGCCCCTCAGGAGTTGTAAAGAACTGTGGTTGCTGTGATGTATGCTGGATACACTTGA AAATTGGAGAAAGGTGCCGCAAGGTAGTTCCCGAAAACACAATGTGCGGGCCACATTTAGTGTGTGGCTCTAGAGGTGTGTGTGTGCCCCTGGCTAGAGAAAATGTGGAAGATGATGAAGACAGCTCCGACAGCTTGAACAGCTCTGAGTAA